A section of the Brevundimonas sp. AJA228-03 genome encodes:
- a CDS encoding class I SAM-dependent methyltransferase, translating to MRRSLAFLLTGAVSATILLTTGAMAPLSQDAGAYASVLSDTARPEADRARDATRKTAETLAFAEVEPGEKVGDMIIGGGFFTRVFASAVGAGGEVVAWQPAEFVAFQASYGEALAAADAMDNVSAIRSPIGAPEFPSGMDLIFTAQNYHDLHLKPFPADTAARVNAAVFAALKPGGLYVIVDHAALPGAGLEAADSLHRIDVADVKREVEAAGFVLEADSDVLANPADPHTANVFDPAIRGHTDQFMLRFRKPA from the coding sequence ATGCGTCGTTCGCTCGCCTTTCTGCTCACCGGGGCCGTTTCGGCCACGATCCTGCTGACGACCGGGGCGATGGCACCCCTGTCGCAGGACGCCGGAGCCTATGCCTCCGTGCTGTCCGACACCGCCCGGCCCGAGGCGGACCGCGCCCGCGACGCGACCCGCAAGACGGCCGAGACCCTGGCGTTCGCAGAGGTCGAACCCGGCGAAAAGGTCGGCGACATGATCATCGGCGGCGGCTTCTTCACCCGCGTGTTCGCCAGCGCGGTCGGAGCCGGGGGCGAGGTGGTCGCGTGGCAGCCGGCGGAGTTCGTCGCGTTTCAGGCCAGCTATGGCGAGGCCCTGGCGGCGGCCGATGCCATGGACAATGTCTCGGCCATCCGCTCGCCGATCGGGGCTCCGGAGTTTCCGTCGGGGATGGACCTGATCTTCACGGCCCAGAACTATCACGACCTGCATCTGAAACCCTTCCCGGCGGACACGGCAGCCAGGGTCAATGCGGCGGTGTTCGCGGCACTGAAGCCGGGCGGGCTCTATGTCATCGTCGACCACGCGGCCCTGCCGGGCGCGGGGCTGGAGGCGGCGGACAGTCTGCACCGGATCGACGTGGCCGACGTGAAGCGGGAGGTCGAGGCGGCGGGCTTCGTGCTGGAGGCCGACAGCGATGTGCTGGCCAATCCGGCTGATCCGCACACGGCCAATGTCTTCGACCCGGCGATCCGGGGTCACACCGACCAGTTCATGCTGCGGTTCAGAAAACCGGCCTGA